A portion of the Blastopirellula sediminis genome contains these proteins:
- a CDS encoding class I SAM-dependent methyltransferase: MAEFLLAFENHSMLEETSVSSPSRKSAKSDVTRIPHIEPLFEDVTFVSEYSRLTKRYAGADYEPILKFALAELKQVEQPRVLELGPGPGWIGISLAKRRQDIRVTGVDISSTYVDIANQNAAQEGVDDRVDFRKGDACRLDDFADGTLDAVISNQSFHYWEPPGDVLREVARVLKPNGIFCIGDDRRDLTFMASVVVLLTKWFLTASVRESWMRSLQGSFTAAEVKEIIEQSELNGHAKIKLYPRMFFVQGRLTK; this comes from the coding sequence GTGGCTGAATTTCTGCTCGCCTTTGAGAATCACTCCATGTTGGAAGAAACGTCGGTATCGAGCCCGTCTCGGAAGAGTGCGAAAAGTGACGTCACTCGCATTCCTCACATCGAACCTCTGTTTGAAGACGTCACCTTCGTCTCGGAATATAGTCGGCTGACCAAACGTTACGCAGGCGCCGACTACGAACCCATTTTGAAGTTTGCGCTGGCCGAGCTAAAGCAGGTCGAACAGCCACGTGTTTTGGAACTGGGACCGGGGCCCGGTTGGATCGGCATCTCGCTGGCGAAGCGTCGCCAAGACATTCGCGTGACCGGGGTCGACATCTCGAGCACCTACGTCGATATCGCCAATCAGAATGCGGCCCAGGAAGGGGTCGACGACCGCGTCGACTTCCGCAAGGGAGACGCATGTCGATTGGACGACTTCGCCGATGGTACGCTTGACGCGGTGATCTCGAATCAAAGCTTCCACTACTGGGAGCCGCCGGGAGACGTGTTGCGAGAAGTTGCTCGCGTGCTGAAGCCGAACGGCATTTTCTGCATCGGCGACGATCGCCGCGACTTGACCTTCATGGCCAGCGTCGTCGTGCTGCTGACGAAGTGGTTTCTGACCGCCAGCGTCCGCGAGAGCTGGATGCGTTCGCTGCAGGGAAGCTTCACCGCTGCCGAAGTGAAAGAAATTATCGAGCAATCGGAATTGAACGGGCACGCAAAAATCAAACTGTATCCCCGCATGTTCTTCGTGCAGGGACGTTTGACCAAGTAA